From the Juglans microcarpa x Juglans regia isolate MS1-56 chromosome 3D, Jm3101_v1.0, whole genome shotgun sequence genome, the window AATTTGAATCTAATTTTACTCTCCATGAGTTTACgttgaatttgaatttaagtTGGTCTTCATGAGCGGTTGCAATTCCCTAACCAAATTCCTCAAAAATATCTAGAATTATAATTTAGTCACACGTTAGTTtaaatggattttcttttatttttttttaaaaaatccattGTATTCAACTTGATGAATTGAAAGATCATTCTTAATTATATGGTAtgttaaacatcatctttcgtATGTCTTTAGGCCGAGTTCCAATACTTCGGATCTCCATACTTTGACTTGTATACTTAAACAAACATGGAGAATGGGGGGCATTGGTGGTGGCCGGGAGTCTCTGATGTCAAAATCAGTCTATCTCCTTAATAGTTGGTGCGTAAGCTTAGAGGGATCAAAGAGAATTTTTCGTACCTGGATATTGACTCTTATACTAGATTTTTGGTAGGGATAGCCCATTCCTGACTTTGAGGGGCCCGTGTCCTTTCCACTGTTCATTTAATCAGAATCTTTTAATACAGCGTGGCTCCCTGATTCACTTTACCTATAAGCATTCTCTGTTAAATCTCCATGCCTGCTGTCAGGAGATCACAGGTTCTCCATATTTATCGCCCACCTGCGTAGGTTCCTAAACGTAGTTTGTCATCGGGGTGCATGGTGTCAGGACAGCGAGTTTCATCTACCCATACCGTTCACTTTTCCTATGCATGTATTGCTTCATGGGTTGGTTTTGTTCGTGGGCCTAGTACTCTACAAAGGCCCACTAGCTCCTTTTATAGAAGAGTCATTGTGCTTGATTGGGCCTGCTAAGCTCTCTAACTTACTTTCCTAGTAGTCTTAATTCGTGGGCTTGTTTTAAGTgtcaatagggaaaaaaaaaaccccttgCATGGTATAACAAAATTGCCCATGCACTAATCTAGCGTTTCTATTGGCAGTGTACTAATACATGCATGAATAATGtaacatattaaattattatttataatatatagaaccCACCTACCATTATGAAAAGTGTAATTCTACGTACAACTGTGAAGTGCGTGAACGccgcataatcgttttgaaaaagagtagggtttattattaaaaaattaatttttttcatgtgagtattatgtttattcatttttttaaaatgattacgtgACAGTTGTATAATTTATAGTTGTACAATTTacgattaaaaatattttttctcttatgaaAAGGTCAATAAAACAAAcgcataaaataatgaaatggaGGCTGGCCAGCGAACGTTATACATATCATGGAAGAAGGAACTTACCGTGTTGTTGCATACTGATGATCTCCTTGTCTTGAATTAATTCTGATTTTCTATACCATTTcataatgtttgttttttccCACTTTGTGCcgtatttaatttgttttcgtCCTCTTCAATATCATTTTAGTAACTGCAACATCAATCAACGGCCAACTTGCatgtttaatttgaaaaaataaatggaggAAATTAAGAGATTGCATGCTgaatttttatctaattctCTAGCTAGCTGTTGTAACGTACGTACACATTTGTAAATGCATGCaccttatattatatataggttttgatcgtgtgtatatctatatttatatccATATTTAGTTTTagattcttattatatatatagtaattctacatacaaacgtgaagtgcgtaaacgccgtataatctttttgaaaaagagtagggttcactattaaaaaattaattttattatgtgagtctcatattttattcacttttttcaaaacaattacgcgatagttacaaatatattttctcatatatatatatatatatattaggttcgACTCGCGATAAGAAATTATCTTCTACGTACGGGTTCTACCCGAGAAGTGAGAACACAACATacatatgatataattttaaatggaGGCTACAGATAGTTTAAGAATATAGACATGCATGTATGTAATTTGATATGtgatacaaaatatataacGTCCTAAAGTAACGGGCCCTAGCTTTAGTTtgaaagaagacaaaaagtGTTCGAGTCTATTGACCCAACAAATCGAAGACCTTAGCTCCCCCACCAGATCATGATCATCTTGCAGATGATGTACGTTTCGTTGAGAAACTATTCACAGGTGGATTAGTAAAGAGGAAGGGGGTCTTAAATTGAATTCAATTTGACATATATACAAAAATGGGAATTAGTCCTTGCTGATCGTGATAAGGGAGAATTGACAGTGCGAATGATCTTGATCATTTTGTCTAGAAGACAGCTACAAACAATCAGCCACCATTTTTGACGTTTCGCCTCcacgtttttatttttgggtagCTAGGACGTCGCCAAAACATCATCaacgagctagctagctaggcagcCATTCTTATAACATAATTAGATTGCTCTAGATCAATGTGCGGATTAAGGAAGATGTGAAACCGATTCCCAGCATGCAATTGggatatttattaatataaattatagaaaGACCAAGTATAATAATACCATATGATACAAAGTTGATCGTTGTAGTTAAATGATGTGATATTTGTTCATTCATTTTACTTGGATgcatctatctatctatcaaAGGTGGTTTTGAGTTCCAACCTCTCATACGTACGTTGAATTTTGTCCGTAGGTAATTAGTCAACAGCTCTGGCTAAAAGGGAAAATGACTGTGTGTGAATCGACCCCGTTCCCCCAACAAAACATATCAGAAAAAGTCAAAATTGTTCTGTCACAAGTGGGGAATGGGATATCCTGTCGGCAAAAGTTTTCTGGTTGCCTCCCCGGTAAAAGAAAGTCTGgaatttgtaaaagaaaacccaAGATAGATCCAACAACATATCCAAAATCAAAACCATTTATTGCCCACACAGATGCTCTAAAAAATGTCGTCATTTGAAATAAACAGCTAACCCTAGGGTTAGAGAAATAGCAGTACCATTTATatatcaaccaaaaataaaaataaaaataaaaataaaaatgcccTGAGAAAGAGTAATAAAGATACAATATATAGATGGATGGATTTATAAAGGCCGCAGCTTTATATTACCATTCCTCTTTCTAGCCTGCTAGTCAGAATAATCCACcccctcttcttcctctctccttcctctctctctctctctctctctctctctcacacacacacagcgCATACGGTATAAATCCTCACAGTGCGACCATCCCTCACCTTCTCGATCAAACAACCACAAACCCTCAAGCACACGAAGCCAATCCAATAATGGAGATGGAAGTTGTGGTACCAGTGGCTCCCGTGGACTTCAACTTCGACAGCTCCTGCTCCTCTCCATACATGACTGCTCCTTCCAGCCCTCAACGATTCGGCAACTTCTACTTCAGCGCCCCTACCAGTCCTACCCTCGCCTCCGCCTTCTACCACGAGCTCAACAGTCTCTCTCTCCACGGCGTGATCCCCAGAAGCCCAGCCTCCTCGATCCCCTTTAACTGGGAAGAAAGGCCCGGGATTCCTAAATCCAAAGTTATCAACAATGTCGAAAGCGATAACGACAACGATTATGGTGAAGATTTTGAGTTCGATTTTAGTGGGCACTTAGAGCGGACTTCTTTGTCTGCTGACGAGCTCTTCGATGGCGGAAAGATAAAGCCTCTAAAACCACCACCTCGATTACAAGTTGGCACCGGAGCTAATGACCATTCGGTGTCCATTTCATCTCCAAGGTCTCCAAGATCAAGAATTTCACAGGGAAAGAGGATGGTCCAAGAAGCACTATCACCGCGTCACAAGAAAGATTTTGATCCATTCGCTGCGGCAATAGAGGAAACTCGAAAGAAAGGAGAGCTCGGCCAGCGACAGGGGAGAGAACAAGaacaaaagagagggagaggaaaatTCTCTGTAGGGTCATCTTCATCAAGTTTTCTACGTAGAGGAACAAGATCCTTGTCTCCTCTGAGAGTCTCTGACCTTGTCTTAGGAGAAGAGGAGAATTCACCGGCACCGAAAAGCAATATTCCTTCAACAGCAAGCAACACTAAAGCTTCCAGTACTCCTTCTTCAGCATATTCTTCATTCTTGTcatccttttctttctccaaagGTTACAGAAAATGGAGGCTGAAAGATTTTCTGTTGTTTCGGAGCGCGTCTGAGGGTCGGGCAACGGGCAAAGATCCATTGACTAAGTATGCGGTTTTGTCCAAGAACAAGCTGGCCGAAGATGTCAAGAACTCGAGCTTCCGGTCGACGGACAGTTCCGGTTCTGTGTCGAGCTCGAGGAGGAGAGGACCGGTTTCGGCCCACGAGATGCATTACACAGTGAACCGGGCGGCTTCGGAGGAGATGAGGAGGAAGACTTTCTTGCCTTACAAGCAGGGCCTGCTGGGGTGCTTGGGGTTCAACCCTGGTGTGCATGAGGTCACCAAGGCATTTGGGTCTTTGACACGTGGATGATCCAGATCTCTCATCTGGGTCCCTAGCAGCAGCTAGCTTGTTGAATATATGATAATTCTCTTATgatgttttgtaattttattggTTAGCTTAATCTGGATAGGTTCCTGTATTGATGTGTGTCTCTATCGATAAAAGGGACTGAAATCGTATGAAAATTGTTTCTTTCAACTACAAAAAGGACATATAAGAGATTACAGAGAGTATTTGATTATTGCGTTTGTTTGGGTGCAAATTAGTAAACTATTTGGCTTATCATGATATGGTAAAATACAAGTagacattatatattaaaacagCAGAAAACTGTCATAATAATTCTTATCAGCTAAACTCATTCAAATCCTAATCTGACAAAACATCACGGCAAGATCATTGACATATGAAAATGACATTTGAGATTAGTTTGATATTGGTCATGATCACTTGATCCGTAGCATAGAataaatggaagaagaagaagaagaagaagaggaggagaaaatCAACACATGAGTATCATCATGATCTTATTGCATTTGCATAATTTTGCTGGAGTTTTCacaacaattaattaatgaggCTATCCATTCCAACTAAGGCCTTTACACAAATCATTCATTCctgatcttatctcatctgcCAGCTCTTACCATagatattaactaattaagacagggaagtttttttttttttttttttatataaaagaaaaaagtagtcGATCCGGTTTTAATATTATCCAAAATGTTCTTTTATGCATTCCCAGACAGGTACAAGTTGATCAAGTTGATCATTTTTCGTCAAAGAATGACACGGTTGGATGGTTTGTTAATTTgggcaataaataaataaataaagagggaGGTAAGGGTAAAGCTAGGTAGGATATGAATTAGGATGCCAATCACATGGGATCAAAAGAAATTCTATAAGAATAATGATTAGGTTGTggaataataatgatatataatgATGCTGATCATCTTGTACAGTGTAAAGTTGCCTGATTGGGTACTGTTCGCACCAAATAATTACCAGTAGTTCCCAGTGATCGTACCTTGGACGAATCATTCAAATAAATTaggaaagataaattttatttacagtttttatttgaaaattgtatgtataaataatttattaaataaaaaaatatcattttaataaagatattattataattttaaaaaaatttaaaaataaaattaactagacTTATAATATCGTCTCCATTTAACATTgcttataaagaaaattaaacaaacaaaataaacctTTTAATTCCCTCCCATTTTCgaccatatataattaattttccaTGAATCCGCATCGCAATGATTATTAACTGTTTGTACAACAACAgctataaaatttcaaatgttGTAATCCAAAGCCATCTGGGCAGGCAGTAGTACTGCATTGCACGCCTGGAATTAAGATGTATGCAACACTGTAATTACTAATTTACGTCATCTCCTACTTTAAAGTTGCAAACCACAAGAACAccgaaaagataaaaaaaaaaaagtgtcaaagCGGGCAACTCAACTTCAAACACATTTACCATTTTATTCATCTATTTATCCGGCCCCGGCTCCACCCTTTTAAGTTACGTGCTTAGACAGCtgctataaatatcaaaattttaataaaattaaactaattctatttcatttattaatctattttataataaaaataattttacaaacttaCATACAacattaaactatatatatgaatttctgaatttattttatataacctattaaattatttctttatgtTAAAACATAACTgattctcaaaaaataaaaaaataaaaaaaaatcattaaatagtgagataattcattattttatggGTTGTACGATTGTGTAAGAGCTAGTTCTATTCCTGCAGGGAAAAGGAGGGACGAGCTGCAATATCCATGGAAAAATAGCTTTATGTAAAGGCCAACCATGTCGATTATGGAGGAGACCCACGTGAAAGTAGTAATGATGTCACCTCAATTATCTCCTTTATTACTTGGAGTTAATTTGGAGGTTGTCAGGGTTGAAAAAGTAATCGAGGAGAAAATGACCATCCATGTTATATACAACTATAGCCATGCATGATGCTTTATAACTATAAAGTTTGTCTCATTTATGATGATGAACATGTTGAAGATGATGAACatgttgaagatgatgatggtgatgCTATGGTACTGCTGATACATGCTGATACAAACTCCGGCCGTATTGCGTGGTTTTTGGTGAATAATGATGGTAGTTGTTGATGAACGCACGAATTCAATGAACaagctatatatacatatatatatatatatatatatatatatatatatatatatagatgatccATTGTTCTCACATGCTGCaacatttatagtttttttcacGTTTTGCCCACTCTTTTTTCCCCCGTACGTAAGATCTCCATTCTTCATTtcagagaaaagaaaatcatttggtaagaggaaaaaaaaaaaaaaccctaaactgAAGAACTCTCGACCATTGCAATTGGAATTATCAGCTTTGATCAGCTTTGATCATGCACAACTCTATACAAAATATGTGAAACGGATTGATTCTTGTCAATATGTGAATATGAATCGACTCTAATTAATTCCGCGATCGAAACTTTGAATATTATAGGCACTTAAAAAATGTCCACATTTCAGATAGAAAAACTTGCCGGCCGGCCTTCTTCTCTCAGTGTCGTTTGCGCATGCATGTTACGTTAGTTTGATGTGGTCCGTCTTCTTCAACAGGAAATATTGTGTGTATATTAGTTGATGTAGCTTCACATGATTTTTGTCGGTTAAGTAATGTTAGTGttgagtcatatatatatatatatatatatatatacacacacacacacacacatccatGCATgtgatttattgtattttttttctttttagtatgGAGCCACCTTCATACGTACGTGCTTGAAAAAGAAAGGCACTCCGGCCCTTCACTTCATTAACAAGTATATATAcctgattatatataattaatttctacTCATTTTCCTTGATGAAATTGGAATGCATGCAGGCCTAGCTTTGACTGATTTCTTTTTTAGACTTTCTTTAGGTGATAAGAATTGATGTGCTTGAGAATAAAGAATTCGGGACAAGGACATGATTTCAGCctaaaagaaacaaagacaGGTCAAAATAGTGGTTCTACATAAAAGAGCCAATGAAATAATATGGCAAAGTAGACAACCACCCATCTCTTGTCCAGTGAGTAATTGGCAAATGGTTCTTTCAGCCTTCAAGCTTCGGTTCATAGAAATTTCCATCTAACACCAACTGTTtcatgtatatgtgtgtatatatatacactattcCAAATTCTTTACGCTACACactatctatataatataatttgatttaaaaaataaattttaaattttaaattttataaattaaattatatctggtaaatgatatgatataaaaaccttcaaataatatttctttatctaAATATACCGTTATTGTGAAACAAGTTAAAAGATGCATTCTCTTCTTTGTGATTGTTGTTTTGAAACCAGTTAAAAATGTTCAACACCAAGTCCAATACCAAACGTGGAGCTTCATGAATTGTCCTATTGTAATGCACCGCGTGGTCAACCGCAAGCCATAAGCTCGTGGAGGtcattctcttatttttcttttaaataatagtgTAATGCATTCtccttcttcaacttttttgtgTGGTCGGCCGATATCTCTGACCACACAAGTCAATCGACTGACCCAAAAATGGTCCTTCAATTGCAGGGGACTAAAGATGCACCTGCCGCTGCGATTGCAGTACCCACTCCCACCAATTTCCACGTTAGGCTGCGTGCGGTCTGAATGTGATGGCCCCAAAATCTGTCTTATTATATATCAAGTTGGTCCAAAAACTCATCCATTTAAACATGGTCTTGGCTGTTTTTTCccccttcctttctttctttcatggaaaaaaaagagaacttCAATGCTCCACAAGTAATACTCAAATTTACAAGTAATACTCAAATTTCCTGTTTGATGACtatgatagattttattaacTGAGTTATTTAATACCCACGACTTTATTggtttaaaatctatttttataacTTACAAAGTAAATTGCTTAATTGCATAGACATgttttcacaacttttttttttttctaatcgcATGAACATTTCTAAGGGTAAAAAATACCGTACATGCATGCCATCTTATTCTTTCAA encodes:
- the LOC121256285 gene encoding uncharacterized protein LOC121256285, whose amino-acid sequence is MEMEVVVPVAPVDFNFDSSCSSPYMTAPSSPQRFGNFYFSAPTSPTLASAFYHELNSLSLHGVIPRSPASSIPFNWEERPGIPKSKVINNVESDNDNDYGEDFEFDFSGHLERTSLSADELFDGGKIKPLKPPPRLQVGTGANDHSVSISSPRSPRSRISQGKRMVQEALSPRHKKDFDPFAAAIEETRKKGELGQRQGREQEQKRGRGKFSVGSSSSSFLRRGTRSLSPLRVSDLVLGEEENSPAPKSNIPSTASNTKASSTPSSAYSSFLSSFSFSKGYRKWRLKDFLLFRSASEGRATGKDPLTKYAVLSKNKLAEDVKNSSFRSTDSSGSVSSSRRRGPVSAHEMHYTVNRAASEEMRRKTFLPYKQGLLGCLGFNPGVHEVTKAFGSLTRG